ACAGCCTTTCCGTTTCGGACGTGGTAGTGCTTCATCAGAACGGACAGGACACCGCGCATTACGTTGACAGCGTAGGCTTCCGGCAAGTGCCGGAGTTTTTACAGGAGCAGAAGCAGCTTACCCCGGACGAGCTGACAACGGGCGAAACAATCCAGACACCGAGGGGGACTTTCCATGTGACCGCCATGAGCCGGGAGCAGATAGAAGCCGCCGGATATGGCTTTCACCACCAGTCGGACGACGGAAAGTATCTGATTATGGGGAACGGGACGCGGGCGTTTGCTGTTGCCGCAGAGCAGCCGGAAAAGGCAAACCCCTTGAAGCATATCGAGGACACCGTAGAGCAGAACGACAACAACTTTGACGGTATCATCAACAACACCCCTACCGTTGACGAACTGGAAGCAAAGGT
The nucleotide sequence above comes from Anaerotignum faecicola. Encoded proteins:
- a CDS encoding YodL domain-containing protein; this encodes SLSVSDVVVLHQNGQDTAHYVDSVGFRQVPEFLQEQKQLTPDELTTGETIQTPRGTFHVTAMSREQIEAAGYGFHHQSDDGKYLIMGNGTRAFAVAAEQPEKANPLKHIEDTVEQNDNNFDGIINNTPTVDELEAKVKAGETISLVDLANAVKADKERGKEAKPEKKPSIRAQLRADKEKA